In Phreatobacter aquaticus, a single genomic region encodes these proteins:
- a CDS encoding CDP-alcohol phosphatidyltransferase family protein produces MNIPNLLTILRILLVPVVVWAISQGQMSLALAGFVIAGVTDGIDGYIAKRFDQRTELGAYLDPLADKTLIVSIYVSLAIFGFIPPWVAILVVSRDFMIVGAVLLSTLMGNPLVIQPLYISKANTAAQILFATLVLASLGLKLDLAWPITVVMWSVAALTLSSAAAYLVAWTRHMSAPGGGS; encoded by the coding sequence GTGAATATTCCGAATCTCCTGACGATCCTGCGCATCCTGCTCGTGCCGGTGGTCGTCTGGGCGATCTCCCAGGGGCAGATGAGCCTGGCGCTGGCCGGCTTCGTCATTGCGGGGGTCACCGACGGTATCGACGGCTATATCGCCAAGCGGTTCGACCAGCGCACCGAGCTTGGTGCCTATCTCGATCCGCTGGCCGACAAGACGCTGATCGTCTCGATCTATGTGTCGCTGGCGATCTTCGGCTTCATCCCGCCCTGGGTGGCGATCCTGGTCGTGTCCCGGGACTTCATGATTGTCGGGGCGGTGCTTCTGTCGACCCTGATGGGCAATCCGCTGGTCATCCAGCCGCTCTATATCTCGAAGGCGAACACGGCCGCCCAGATCCTGTTCGCGACCCTGGTTCTCGCCTCTCTCGGCCTGAAGCTCGACCTGGCATGGCCGATCACGGTCGTGATGTGGTCGGTCGCCGCGCTGACTTTGTCGTCGGCCGCGGCCTATCTGGTGGCCTGGACGCGCCATATGTCGGCGCCCGGCGGCGGGTCTTGA
- a CDS encoding alpha/beta fold hydrolase, giving the protein MSESAAGQGYESRFITSSDGLKLHVRVYGQPVAGRLPLLCLAGLSRNAGDFDVLARSLAATRQVICPDYRGRGQSDWDPNWQNYAVPVEVGDVLAVTTVLGIEKAVFLGTSRGGLITMVMSAVRPTLIAGAVLNDIGPVVDGTGLARIKSYLGKMPQPKSFDEAVAFIKSIGAARFPAISDEDWMRQARSMWNETEGRLVQSFDPALTKPLEAVNFDQPMPTLWPQFDGLADVPVLAIRGENSDIIAPETLDAMAERHKGLETFIVPGQGHAPMLVDQPSIERIASFVATCDSAKSA; this is encoded by the coding sequence GTGAGCGAGAGCGCGGCCGGGCAGGGCTATGAGAGCCGCTTCATCACGTCGTCCGACGGGCTGAAGCTGCATGTGCGGGTCTATGGCCAGCCGGTCGCCGGCCGGCTGCCGCTGCTCTGTCTTGCGGGCCTGTCGCGCAATGCCGGCGATTTCGACGTGCTGGCGCGGTCGCTCGCGGCGACCCGGCAGGTGATCTGCCCGGATTATCGGGGGCGCGGCCAGTCGGACTGGGATCCCAACTGGCAGAACTACGCAGTGCCGGTGGAAGTTGGCGATGTGCTGGCGGTGACCACCGTGCTTGGCATCGAGAAGGCCGTGTTCCTCGGCACGTCGCGCGGCGGCCTCATCACCATGGTGATGAGCGCGGTCCGCCCCACGCTGATCGCGGGCGCTGTTCTCAACGATATCGGCCCGGTGGTGGATGGCACCGGGCTTGCCCGGATCAAGTCCTATCTCGGCAAGATGCCCCAGCCGAAGAGCTTCGATGAGGCTGTCGCCTTCATCAAGAGCATTGGCGCCGCGCGCTTTCCGGCCATTTCCGACGAGGACTGGATGCGCCAGGCGCGCTCGATGTGGAACGAGACCGAGGGGCGCCTCGTGCAATCCTTCGATCCGGCACTGACCAAGCCGCTGGAAGCGGTCAATTTCGACCAGCCCATGCCGACGCTCTGGCCGCAATTCGACGGACTGGCCGATGTTCCCGTTCTCGCCATCCGGGGCGAGAATTCCGACATCATCGCGCCGGAGACGCTGGACGCGATGGCTGAGCGGCACAAGGGCCTGGAGACGTTCATCGTGCCGGGGCAGGGCCACGCGCCCATGCTGGTGGATCAACCGTCGATTGAGCGGATCGCCAGCTTCGTTGCGACTTGTGATAGCGCAAAATCTGCCTGA
- the aspS gene encoding aspartate--tRNA ligase, producing the protein MHRYRSHTCGELRSAHVGDTVRLSGWCHRIRDHGGILFVDLRDHYGITQCLADPDSPAFKALEECRAEWVIRIDGKVKARDEGLKNGKIPTGDIEVFITDLEVLGPAAELPLQVFGDQDYPEETRLKYRFLDLRREKLHKNIMTRGQVVDSIRNRMKGAGFFEFQTPILTASSPEGARDFLVPSRIHPGKFYALPQAPQQYKQLLMMSGFDRYFQIAPCFRDEDPRADRLPGEFYQLDLEMSFVEQNDVFAAVEPVITGVFEDFAEGKPVTHNWPRIPYADSMRKYGTDKPDLRNPLVMQDVSEHFRGSGFKVFARMLEDSKNQVWAIPGPTGGSRAFCDRMNSWAQGEGQPGLGYIMWREGGEGAGPLANNIGPERTAAIREQLGTKEGDAAFFVAGDPAKFVKFAGMARTKVGEELNLIDKDRFELAWIVDFPMYEYDEEEKKVDFSHNPFSMPQGGLEALETQDPLTIKAFQYDITCNGYEIASGGIRNHRPKAMVKAFEIAGYSEETVIERFGGMYRAFQYGAPPHGGMAAGVDRIVMLICGTQNLREISLFPMNQRAEDLLMGGPAEATPKQLRELSIRIAIDPKKPTP; encoded by the coding sequence ATGCACCGCTACCGCTCCCACACCTGCGGCGAACTGCGCTCCGCCCATGTCGGCGACACTGTTCGCCTGTCCGGCTGGTGCCACCGCATCCGCGACCATGGGGGCATCCTGTTCGTCGACCTGCGCGACCATTACGGCATTACCCAGTGTCTCGCCGATCCCGACAGCCCGGCGTTCAAGGCGCTCGAGGAATGCCGCGCCGAATGGGTCATCCGCATCGATGGCAAGGTGAAGGCCCGCGACGAGGGCCTGAAGAACGGCAAGATCCCGACCGGCGACATCGAGGTGTTCATCACCGATCTCGAGGTGCTGGGTCCGGCGGCCGAACTGCCGCTGCAGGTGTTCGGTGACCAGGACTATCCGGAAGAGACGCGGCTCAAGTACCGCTTCCTCGATCTGCGCCGCGAGAAGCTGCACAAGAACATCATGACGCGCGGCCAGGTGGTCGATTCGATCCGCAACCGCATGAAGGGCGCCGGCTTCTTCGAGTTTCAGACGCCGATCCTGACGGCCTCCTCGCCGGAAGGCGCGCGCGACTTCCTGGTGCCGAGCCGCATCCATCCCGGGAAGTTCTATGCGCTGCCGCAGGCGCCCCAGCAGTACAAGCAGCTCCTGATGATGTCGGGCTTCGACCGCTATTTCCAGATCGCGCCCTGCTTCCGCGACGAGGACCCGCGCGCCGACCGCTTGCCGGGCGAGTTCTACCAGCTCGATCTCGAAATGAGCTTCGTCGAGCAGAACGACGTGTTTGCCGCTGTCGAGCCGGTGATCACGGGCGTGTTCGAGGATTTCGCCGAGGGCAAGCCGGTCACCCACAACTGGCCGCGCATTCCCTATGCGGACTCGATGCGCAAATACGGCACCGACAAGCCGGACCTGCGCAATCCGCTGGTCATGCAGGACGTGTCCGAGCATTTCCGCGGTTCGGGCTTCAAGGTCTTCGCGCGCATGCTGGAAGATTCCAAGAACCAGGTCTGGGCAATCCCCGGTCCGACCGGCGGTTCGCGCGCCTTTTGCGACCGGATGAACTCGTGGGCTCAAGGCGAGGGCCAGCCGGGTCTCGGCTACATCATGTGGCGCGAGGGCGGCGAGGGTGCCGGCCCGCTCGCCAACAATATCGGACCTGAGCGCACCGCCGCGATCCGCGAGCAGCTCGGCACGAAGGAAGGCGATGCCGCCTTCTTCGTCGCCGGTGACCCGGCGAAATTCGTCAAGTTCGCCGGCATGGCGCGCACCAAGGTGGGCGAAGAGCTGAACCTCATCGACAAGGACCGGTTCGAGCTCGCCTGGATCGTCGACTTCCCGATGTACGAATATGACGAGGAAGAGAAGAAGGTCGACTTCTCGCACAATCCCTTCTCCATGCCGCAGGGTGGCCTGGAGGCGCTGGAGACGCAGGATCCGCTGACCATCAAGGCGTTCCAGTACGACATCACCTGCAACGGCTATGAGATCGCGTCCGGCGGCATCCGCAACCATCGCCCCAAGGCCATGGTCAAGGCGTTCGAGATTGCCGGCTACAGCGAGGAGACGGTGATCGAGCGCTTTGGCGGCATGTATCGCGCCTTCCAGTATGGCGCGCCGCCCCATGGCGGCATGGCGGCGGGCGTCGACCGCATCGTCATGCTGATCTGCGGCACGCAGAATCTCCGCGAGATCTCGCTGTTCCCGATGAACCAGCGCGCCGAGGACCTGCTCATGGGCGGTCCGGCGGAAGCGACGCCGAAGCAGCTGCGCGAATTGTCGATCCGCATCGCGATCGATCCGAAGAAGCCGACCCCGTGA